The genomic stretch GCGCGCAAAAACGGCCAACGCGCTTTGGACGCCTTGCGTCTGGCCTATTCCGGAACGCCCTTTCAGCCTGCGTTTTTAGTTCAACCGGGGTGAGCAGTTAAAAATTTTTAACCCGGCGTCGAAGCCTGACGAAATACGATTACTTGTACCCGCTTTACCGTCCCGGATTTGTTACCGATGAGGCTGTTTCGGATTTTCTCATCGACCTTAGGAAGAATCCGCCCCTGTGGATCGTCGACACGAAGAATCCCATGACGCTCTTCCTGGAGATCCCGGCCGATTCACCTGCGAAGGCGGATTTCCTGGATTGGTTCTCTGAGAATTACACAAAAACGGAGGAGATCCAAGGCTGGACGTTTTACCGGTGGAACGGATTGAAAGTGATGAAGGTGACCTATGTTTACCGGTTAAAATATTTTCAACCAATTCCCCAGTGGGGGTTTCAATGAACTTATAGCGAGCGGATGGCGAAACCTTATTCGATCCTGTTTCGCAGAGAAATTCGAATCGTCGTTTTCGATAAAGGGGGCCCTCTTTTCGTTGTTTGACTCTTCTTTTGTTCGATAAGAAGCGGTAGATCAACAAGAAGTTGTCCGATGGAGTTGAGGCGTTCTTCCGAATTTAGGGCGGAGAATACGTCGAAGGCGAACCGTTGGATCCGTTGGCTCCATTCACATGTGGCCAGCTCGGATGGAAAAGCCTCTTTCTTGCGACCTTTCTGCGCTCAATAAAGCCCTTCATCCATAAGGCTACGGTTGCGCTGGAACCAACGCCGGGGCGGAGCAGTTCCCCGATCTGCGCCCCGACCCGTTGGGTTTGGGCCGGGCTGCTGCTGATAAAGTCCATCGTGTTGGCGTCCAGGACGGGCATAATCCAATTATATCTTTTTATTCTTTTCCTCTCCCTATGATTTCCGTGAACAGAGGAGGACAGGGCAAGCATCCCCCCCGAGGGCATTCCAAGGATTTCAAAAGAACCGGCTCTCAGGTTTTCCGCGTTTTCCCCCTCGATTTCCGGCAACCGATGCCTCAGCAGTGCGATACCAGTCATTTTCAATTGCCGCTGCCTAATCGGTAAAGTATAATGTCCTCCGGCTGTCGAATCATCGGTAAAAAAACCGAAGAACATCCGCATCGGTGGAAATTTCTGCGAATGGAGAAGCGATGAACAAAGCCCTTCACAGGTTTTCCGAAAACAAGACTGTCGATCGGTTCGCGACCTCCATAAAACGAATGTGGAAACCTTACCCTATCCTTGTGGCTGTTGCCCTCTTCATCGGCGTAGGCCTGCGCATTTGGGAATTCGGAAAACTACCGCCGGGGCTGGAACAGGACGAGGTTTCCATCGCCGTGGAGGCGAATTCCCTATACTATTACGGAATCGACCGCAACGGCATATCCTATCCGGTGCATTTTATTGCCTGGGGAAGTGGTCAAAACGCCTTGTATGGGTACTTGTTGATGCCCCTGGTCCCCTTCGGGCTGACGACCTTCACCATCCGGTTGCCGATGTTGATTTCCGGCATCCTGACTCTCCCGATCGTATTCGGCATTGCCCGAAAAATCTTCTCGCCCCGGATCGCCCTCCTCTCCATTTTTCTGATGGCCATCAGCCCCTGGCATATCAGCATGTCCCGCTGGGCGCTGGAATCCAATCTTTTCCCGTTCATGTTCTCGTTGTCCTTCCTCTGTCTGATGCACATAGACCGTCGTGCCTTTTGGTTCCCGGTCGCCATGGTGCTGTTCGGCCTGAGCATGTACGCCTACGGAACGGCCTACTTCATCATCCCGCTCTTCCTGCTCGCCGGCTCGGTGTTCATCTTCTGGAAAAAGATCCTTTCCCGGAAGATGCTGGCGTTCGGCCTGGGCGTATATCTCGTCGTCGCCCTTCCGATCTTCCTTTTCATCCTCATCAATGCGTTCCAATTGCCGGAAATCCAGATCGGCGCGGTAACGATCCCGCGGGTGATCTCCGATCCGCGGATCATCGAAATGACCGGATTCTTGAGCGGAGGCAAGCGGTGGTATTACTACGACCTGTTGACCACCGCCAAAATCCTCTTTCTTCACACCGACGGAATCCCATGCAATTTCATCCCGCCGTTCGGCTACCTGTTTCCCGGCGCCGTTCTCTTCTCCCTGCTGGGCGCGGGGCTTGCCGCAGAGAAATTCGTCAAGCAAAAACTTTT from Anaerolineales bacterium encodes the following:
- a CDS encoding glycosyltransferase family 39 protein: MAVALFIGVGLRIWEFGKLPPGLEQDEVSIAVEANSLYYYGIDRNGISYPVHFIAWGSGQNALYGYLLMPLVPFGLTTFTIRLPMLISGILTLPIVFGIARKIFSPRIALLSIFLMAISPWHISMSRWALESNLFPFMFSLSFLCLMHIDRRAFWFPVAMVLFGLSMYAYGTAYFIIPLFLLAGSVFIFWKKILSRKMLAFGLGVYLVVALPIFLFILINAFQLPEIQIGAVTIPRVISDPRIIEMTGFLSGGKRWYYYDLLTTAKILFLHTDGIPCNFIPPFGYLFPGAVLFSLLGAGLAAEKFVKQKLFGDWAFGVWLALAFLLGMTIPPAVHRINIIFIPLILCAALAMDWILRDKRILLIPATAGLIAYAVLFWREYRSPEYQNSVGWEFNAGMIPALQSINKYPDVPVCITNEMNFPYVYVQLVDRRNPNDFLATIQYLDPIAKYRVVEKMGRYSFGIHNCSLNTETIYILKIDQTLPMDSSLFNAETFDFFVVYIPKAFD